TTCCACCGATGGTGGAGACGTTTGAACGGGGCAAGACTATCTTTTTCCCCGGAGACCCAGCCGAACGGGTGTATTTTTTGCTTAAAGGTGCCGTCAAGCTATCCAGGGTTTACGAGGCTGGAGAAGAAATAACCGTCGCACTGTTGCGAGAAAACAGCGTTTTCGGGGTGTTGTCGCTGATTACCGGACACCGTTCTGATAGGTTTTACCACGCGGTTGCATTTACTCCAGTAGATCTGCTTTCGGCACCGATCGATCAGGTAGAGCAATCACTGAAGGACAATCCAGAACTATCGATGTTGATGTTGCGGGGTCTTTCTTCGCGGATTTTGCAAACCGAAATGATGATCGAGACCCTCGCGCACCGAGATATGGGTTCACGATTGGTGAGTTTTTTGTTGATTCTCTGTCGCGATTTTGGGATGCCGACGGGTGATGGAATTACGATCGATCTGAAGCTGTCTCATCAGGCGATCGCCGAAGCAATTGGCTCAACCCGCGTTACTGTAACGCGCTTACTTGGAGAACTTCGGCAGGAAAAAATGATTTCTATCCATAAGAAAAAAATTACCGTTCATAACCCCGTAGCCTTGTCCCAGCAGTTTACCTAAACTTGGTTTGGGGAAGGAAAATGAGTTTTGAGTTTTGAGTTTAATCTCCGGCTCTCTGACTCTCCGACTCTCCCCTGCACCAGTAAAGCCTAGTTAGGATGGGGATGAAGCGAGGGAATTTAGATGACCACCAGCGCGTTCGTCCTGGTTTTGTCGATTTTAGTTTTGGGCGGCGCGATCGCGACTGCGGGCGATCGCATTGGTACGAAGGTGGGAAAGGCGCGGCTGAGTCTGTTCAATCTGCGTCCCCGCAGCACTGCTGTTGTAGTGACAATGCTGACGGGTGTTATGGTTTCAGCCTCAACTCTGGCAGTTCTATTTGCTACCAGCGAACAATTGCGGATTGGAGTTTTTAGGCTGGAAACTATTCAGAAAAGGCTTAGAGCAGCCCGTAGAGATTTAGATGCAGCTGTTGAACAAAAAAAACAGATTGAAAGCGAACTAACCAAAGCTAGAGCCGACCAAGTTGATGCCCAGAAGCGTTTAGATACTACTAATGAGTTTTTGAAGACGGCTATAGCCAAACAAGCAGAAACAGCCACTCAGCTCAATCGCACTCAAACTCAGTTGAGTTCTGTTTCTTCACAAGCTGAGTTGCTGCGTTCCGACATCCAAAAAACAAGAGCAGAACGCGAACAACTGATCCAACAGCGGGATTTAGTTAAGGTTGAACTTGCTCAACTTAAAGCTGAAAATACCCAAGCATTGGCTGAAAATACTCAACTCAAAGCTGAAAACACCTCAATAAAATCTGAGAATAATTCCCTCAAAGGTCAAAACGAGCAGCTGAAAGCTCAAAACGAGCAAGTTAGCGCTCAAAATAATCAATTGGACGCTCGAAATGCTCAATTGAGCGCTCAAAACAACCAACTGGGCGCTCAGAATACTCAATTAAGCGCTCAAAATAATCAATTAAAAACTCAAAACAATCAACTGGGCGCTCAAAATAATCAGCTAAAAACTCAAAACCAACAACTAAATGCTGAAGTTAGGGAACGCGACCAGGAAATTGCTAATAAAGCGCGAACTATTACCGAGCGCGAGAACAAAATAGCAGGGCAAGATCGAGTGATTGTCCAGCGCGAAACTCGGCTCAAACAACTGGAGGAAAACCTATCGCAAAAGGATAGACAAATTTCCCAAAAAAATCGAGAACTGCAAGAGCGATCGCAACAACTCCAAGAACGAGAAAAACAACTAGCTTTCCTACAACAGGAAGTAGCCGCCCTAGAGCAGTATTATCAGTCTTATCAAGTTCTCCGCCAGGGTAACGTCGCCTTGCTGCGAGGTGAGGTTCTGGCGTCGGGCGTCGTTCGTATTGTCGATCCCTCAGCGGCTCGCAAAGCTGTAGATCAGTTGTTAACCGAAGCAAACCGGACTGCGATTGAGCAAACTAAGCTGGGTACTACCGATGTAGATCAACGGGTGGTGCAAATTACCCAAGCAGAAGTGGATCGGTTGTTGAGCGAGATTAAGGATGGGCGAGACTATGTGGTGAGAATTCTCTCCGGTGGGAACTATGTGAAGGGAGAAAAACAAGTACAAGTCTTGGCAAATGCTGTTGTTAATCAGGTTGTTTTTAAGGCTGGTGATGTTATAGCCACAACTTCTGCTGATTCCGCTACGATGAGTGAGGAACAAATGCGACAGCGCTTAGAGCAGCTAGTTGTAGCGTCGCAATTCAGGGCGCGTCGTGGTGGAATTCTGGGTGATAAAGTCCAAATTGGTGACGGTCGCATCATTACGCTGATCAATTTCATCGAGCAGCTAAAGCAGTATCAAGAGCCTGTAGATCTCGTAGCAGTGATAGCAGAAGATACTTACACTGCTGGCCCCCTTAAAATGAAGTTGGTGGCAATTAAAAAAGGACAAGTTATTTTTAGCACGTAAATATTATGTTTTATTGGTTATTGTAATCAACAATAACCACGATCAATGAACAATCAACAATGAACAATTAACTAACAATACTTTATATGTTTTTAGGATTCGATCCAGGGCGCGATAAGTGTGGTTTAGCTGTATTGGGGGTTGATAGGCAACTGCATTACCATCAGGTTGTGCCCTCAGAAGATGCGATCGCTACTATTGAAAGCTTGCAGACGCAGTTTCCTATCGCTACTCTCGTAATGGGAGATCAAACTACTTCCAAAAAATGGAAGCAAAAACTTTCTACCTCCTTGTCACAAGAGGTGAAGATTGTCTTGGTTGATGAGCGTTACAGTAGTTTGGAAGCACGCGATCGCTACTGGCAAATGTATCCCCCCAAAGGTCTTTCTAGCTTGATACCCCAAGGATTGCGGCAACCACCCCGACCCGTTGATGATATTGTCGCCATCCTTCTCATCGAGCGATATCTGCAACAACTAACGTCTACAAATAATTTTCAAGGGTGAATCGACAAATCAAAAAAAATCAATCTAACAAGTCTTAAAGTTCAGCGCGGATAGTAAACGCATAATCGCCACCAGGCTCTAGCTGGTAATCGCATCGCTCTAAAAATCGGCCTAGCGGTTCTTGAATTAAAGCGCGTCCCAGGGAAGGCTTAACCGATAGCTGACCCCGACGGAAAGACCACTGGAACTGCCACTGGTATTCCGCCGCCGTAACTTCCCCGATGATTTGCCCCTGTTGCCAGGATAGCTGGGTAATGCGGACGTGGGCGGTGGTTTCAGGGAGATACTTCTTCACAATGGAACTGATTTTTAGCTGCTTTAACAAATCACGATATCAAACAGATTGCGATCGCGCTCAACATCACATCATCCTGCTAAGGTGATATCCAGCTTGTACGAGAAAATACCCATACTATCCCAGGAGTAACTAGGATCGAAGAAGTAACGCACAGCAACAGGAGGTATGATTTTGACCCGTTTATCGTCTGACCCAACCTCAAATCTAGACCGAGAATTCGACAGTGCCATTTTTAGTTTTGAAGAAATTCAAGCGGAACTCAACTATAAAAAGGCACAGGATTCACTACGGGAACTGGTAGAAAATCTCGACCTAACTGCACAGGAAGTAGTGGGTCTGGAGTCAGAAATTAATGGATTGGCAACGATGCTGGACAAGTTAGAACGCACTTGCATCCAGATAGCAGCTTTTGGCATGGTGGGACGAGGCAAATCTTCCGTCCTCAACTCGTTGCTGGGTCAGAATGTCTTTGAAACTGGCCCGCTGCACGGCGTCACCCGCACCAGCCAAGGTGCTAACTGGACGGGCGACAGTGGTGATGTTTTGCGAGTAGCGTTCCCTGGTGTGGCGAATTCGCAGATTGAGTTGATTGATACGCCTGGAATTGACGAAGTGGAGGGTACGCAGAGGGAAGCACTGGCACATCAGGTTGCGAAAAATGCTGACTTGCTGCTGTTTATCGTTTCCGGCGATATGACAAAAGTGGAATTTGAGGCGCTGTCGCAACTCCGGGAAGTTGGTAAACCAATGTTGCTGGTGTTTAACAAGATCGACCAGTATCCTGATGCAGACCGCATGGCTATTTACCGCAAAATTCGGGATGAACGGGTGAAGGAGTTACTCTCACCAGAAGAAATTGTCATGGTTGCTGCTTCACCCTTAGTCGCGCAGGCGGTGCGGCGTGCGGATGGGGGTAGGGGGGTGCAGCGAGTCCCAGGAAAGCCGCAAGTTGAGGAACTGAAGCGGAAAATTATCGAGATTTTGCATAGAGAGGGGAAATCCCTTGTGGCGCTGAATACGATGCTGTATGCGGGTGATGTGAACGAGCAACTGGTGCAGCGGAAGATGGAGATTAGGGAGGAGAGTGCGAATCAGTTAATTTGGAAGGCGGTGATGACGAAGGCGCTAGCGATCGCTCTCAATCCTGTTACTGTTGTAGATCTCCTCAGCGGCGCGGCGATCGATATTGCCATGATTTTGGGGTTATCTAGGTTATATGGAATATCGATGAATCAACAGGGTGCTGTTGGTTTGCTCAAAAGAATTGCTATTAGTATGGGTGGAATTAGTGCTAGCGAACTTTTGGCGACTTTGGGGCTTAGTTCGCTCAAAGGGTTGTTGGGATTATCGGCACCTGTAACGGGGGGAATTTCGTTAGCGCCTTATCTTTCGGTCGCTATAACTCAGGCGGGTGTTGCGGGTGTTTCATCTTATGCAATTGGGCAAGTAACTAAAACTTATTTGGCTAATGGCGCGTCTTGGGGGCCAGATGGCCCTAAAGCTGTTGTAAGCCGCATTCTTGCATCTCTTGATGAGACTTCTATTCTTAATCGAATTAAGAATGAGTTGAGTGCGAAGTTAGGTAGTTGAATGGTTTTATTTGCTTTTTTTAGAGGGCGATCGCCACGAGCTTGCCCTTGTTTAAATCTTACCTAAATCAATCCCAAATTACCCCATCTTTCCCCCCCCAAAAAATATTATGTAAAATTTTCCCAAACTACTTGTGTTTTGCAACGGAACATCATAATATAGTAATTGTATTTGTCTAGCTACATACAGCACTTGAAAAGTATGTCGCTTGACGCGCATGGGACGTTTGTCCCGTGCGCGGGGATAAGTAAAAAAGCGCATTGGAACTTAGGTTGGGTTGGAAACTTGGAGAGGAAAGATACCAAGTTTTTATAAATTAACTGGGTAAATGTTGTTAGCGATCGCATCGTGGGTTAAGCCGATTAAACACTATCGCTAAATGTCATTGTTAACCCCAGTCTGCGCCACATATGTGAATCATTTCTGCCACTAAACCCGTCCATCCAGTTTGATGGCTGGCACCAAGACCTGCCCCATTGTCGCCATGAAAGTATTCATAGAAAAGAATCAAATTGCGCCAATTAGGGTCGGTTTGGAATTTTTCAATTCCGCCATACACAGGACGATTTCCAGCGGCATCTTTTAGAAAAATCCGCACTAGCCTTTGAGATAATTCAGTTGCAACTTCTGCCAAAGTCATTTCTTGACCAGAACCAGTAGGACACTCGATTTTAAAATCATCTCCCAGGTAATGGTGAAACTTCCTTAAAGACTCAATGATTAGATAATTTACCGGGAACCAAACTGGCCCGCGCCAGTTGGAATTTCCACCAAAAAGATTGTTGCTAGATTCTGCTGGATCGTAATCTACGCGAAATTCACACCCATTTATATGAAAAATATAAGGATGGGTGGCATGAAATTTGGAAAGCGCACGAATCCCATAATCTCCCAAAAACTCCGTTTCATCCAGCAATTTTTGCAGAATTCGCTTGAGTTTACCGCGATAGACAATTGCCAGGAGTCTTATAGCACCGATACCGGGAGTTTCCATACAAGCAACATTTTGTTTCAAGTCTGGACGATTGCTAATAAACCATTCCATCCGTTTTTTAAAGCCTGGAAGCTGGTTTAAAGTTTCCGGTTCAAGTGTCTCAACGGCGAAAAGCGGAATCAGCCCAACCATCGAACGAACTTTCAACTTTAAATTTTGCTTGTCGGGTAGATGCAGAACATCATAATAAAAGCCATCTTCTTCATCCCATAATTCGGCGTTGGTTTGGCCAATGTGGTTCATGGCGTCAGCTATATAAAGAAAATGCTCGAAAAATTTGCTGGCGATATCTTCGTAAGCTGAATTAGACTTGGCTAATTCGAGCGCGATCGCTAGCATATTTAGAGAATACATTCCCATCCAACTTGTACCATCGGACTGATCTATATATCCGCCAGTTGGCAGCTGAGAACTTCTATCGAAAACTCCAATATTATCTAATCCTAAGAATCCACCTTGGAATACATTTTTGCCTGCTACATCTTTACGATTCACCCACCAAGTAAAATTAAGCAATAACTTCTGAAACACCCGTTCCAAAAAATGTCTATCTGCGCGTCCATACATTTTTTGCTCAATGTTATAGACACGCCATGCAGCCCAAGCATAAACTGGCGGGTTAACATCGCTAAAATCCCACTCATACGCCGGAATCTGCCCGTTGGGGTGCATATACCACTCCCTCGTTAATACATCCAGTTGCTTTTTAGCAAAATCTGGATCGACCATTGCTAGAGGGATAGTATGAAAAGCTAAATCCCAAGCAGCAAACCAAGGATATTCCCATTTATCTGGCATCGAGAGAATATCATCATTGTAGAGATGAATCCAATCGTGATTTCTCCCGTTTCTGCGTTCATTCGGTGGCGGTGGAGCAGCGGGATCGCCTTTCAACCACTCTTCTACAACATAATGATAAAATTGCTTGCTCCACAACATTCCTGCCATAGCTTGTCGCTGTATGTTACGCATATCTTCTGATAGCGATAATGGAGCAAGGCGTTGATAAAATTCATCGGCTTCCTGCTTGCGACTTTTAAAAATATTATTAAAATCCAAGCCAAATGGTTGCAATAAATCCGGTAATTCATTCAGGCGTAGTTGAATTGTTTTAGTTTCAACTGCACCAATAGTTAGCAAATAATTGGCTGCAAATTTAGTCCCTTTCTTATTGCGGTTTATAGCATCTTTCCGACCGCCTACAAGATAATCGTTAATACCATCTTTAACATACGCAGAATTATTGCTGACGCCAAATACCCTTGCTTCATTGGTTTCGTTTTCTGTAAACAAAAGTTCCGGGGAACCGTCACAATACAGCCATCTTTTTCCCAATGTTGAATGTTCAGTTTCTATAATGCTAAATTCAGCTTCGGCTTTGCTGGCTTTCAGTAATGGCTTCTCGTTGCTGGGATTCCACGACCAAGTGTTGCGAAACCAAAGAGTAGGTAAAAGATGTAATGTTTTCTCTTCAGTTGCCCGATTAGTGGCAGTAATTTTAATGAGAATATCATCGGGAGAATTTTTTGCATACTCTATAAAAACATCAAAGTAGCAATTGCCATCAAAAACTCCCGTATCAAGCAGTTCAAACTCTGGCTGTTGACGGCTTCTAGATTTATTTTCTTCAACCAGTTGGGAATAAGGAAAAGCTCGGTGGGGATATTTATATAAACATTTCATGTAGGAATGGGTAGGAGTGCTGTCTAAATAGAAGTAGTATTCTTTGACATCTTCCCCATGATTGCCTTCAGTTCCGCTTAACCCAAAAAGTCGTTCTTTCAAAATTGGATCTTCGCCATTCCAGAGGGCGATCGCAAAACACAATCGCTGATGGTTATCAGAAATTCCGGCAATTCCATCTTCACCCCAGCGATAGGCGCGGGAGCGGGCTTGTTCGTGTGTAAAATAATCCCACGCAGATCCGCTGTGGCTGTAATCTTCTCGCACGGTTCCCCACTGCCGTTCGCTCAAATATGGCCCCCAACGCCTCCAATGAGCTTGTTTATTTCGTGCTTCTTCTAGCCTTTTTTCTTCTGGGGTCATGTTTTTATCCTGCTAGGTAGTAGGTAAGCAAGTAAGCAAGTCAAAAGCATTATCCTTGCCAGACACTTAACGTTGAATATACGAAAGATTTCTATTCACACTAATATGATAGTTGGCTAAACACTTTGTTCAGAAAATATGACCATATTTTTAGAAAAAACTCATAATCTACGCACCTAATAAAAAACCGGATTTCTTTTAGATACCCGGTTGCTGTGTGTGTTTTGTTGGATTAATAAGGTGAGCAGGACTCACCCTATGGAAATTATCTACTAAGACGGATTGCTATCTTTGAATGATGACAACCATTCACGGACTTGCTGTGCGGCAATATCCCGACCGCCTAAACCGAAGGCGAGGGCAATGGCAACAGCGATCGCTCCAAATAACAATCCAAACGCTAAATTAACTATGTCGCTGGCAATCCCCATCTGTTGCAGCGCCATTGCTGAAACGAGGGCAATTATTGCAATCCGCGCCGTCTGAGCCAGTATCCGCGATTGCTTCGTACCGCTACTAAGAATCAGGTTAAAGGCTAAGTTCGCCAGGTACAGACCAATGGCAAATACCACCAACCCACCTAAAATCCGACCGGATACCCCAACAATCCCGCTGACAATTGCGCTTAAAGCCGGAATCCTCAGCACGTCAGTTGCGGCGACTGTAGCAATCAACATAATGCCTACCAGAACTACAATACCCGCCAGTTCTGACGGAGTTCGAGTTGGAGTTGCTGTTGACTGAAGGGCGGTAGATTGTGCAGTTGGTAAACCATATTCTTCTGCTGTTGAACTGGTACGAGGTAAACCATATTCTGCTGCTGAACTGGTACGAGGTAAACCAAATTCTTCTGGTGTTGAACTGGTACGAGGTAAACCAAATTCTTCTCCTACTGAACTGGTACGAGGTGGGGGATCTGTAAAATCCTCTAGGTTCGCTTCATTAGCAGGAGGGGGAGGGGATACAGCCTGATTGCGGCTATAGGGTCGCGATTGCAATCCCATCCAGTAGAAAATGTTGTTGAAACCAACGCTCGTTAAGATGTTGGTTACTAGGTCTGAGACAAATTGACCCAAGAAGTAAGCGAGAGCCAGAATCAACGCCGCCGTAAAAATTTGCGGTATAGCATTGAGAATCTGGGTCAGCATCGAGACAGCGGGGGCAGAGATGGCGTCAATTTTGAGAGCTTGAAGCGCCGCGATCGCTGTCGGAATCAAAATTAACACGTAGACCGCTGTCCCCAGCAGCCAGGATAGCGTCTGTCCGCCCCTTGCAGGTGATATGCCGAATCTGGCACCAAGCCCATCGGTCCCCGTTGCTGCTAGCAGATTTGTTACAATCCGCCGCACCACTTGGGCAATAAACCAACCCGTAGCACCAATCAGCACCGCCCCGAAAATATTCGGCAGAACCGAGAGTATCTGATTGAGCAACTGCTGCACTGGTTGCAGCGTTCCCTGCAACTCCAGGGTACTCAATATCGACGGTAGGAACAGTAAGAAAATGAACCAGTAGAGCGCATTTCCGAGGGTGTCGCTGAGCGTAAACTGGTTTGTTGCAGGCGCTCCGTTTACTTGTTGACCCAAACGCTCATCCAAGCGAAACGTCCGCAACCCCCGCGTCAGCAGCAGCTTTGACAGGGTTGCTAGCACCCAAGCTATCCCTAACAAAATCCCTGCACTCACTAGGCGAGGCACGAACCTTGTTATTTGCTCTAATAAACTATTGAGGGGGCCGGAAACCGCTGTTAGCTGTATCGCTTGTAAAAATGCGACGATAGCAAACAGCATGATCAGCCAAAAAATGGCACCCGAAATCCATTTTTCTACCGCTGGTGCTTCAGAGCCTTGGCGTCCGGTAATCCAGGCTGCTATTCGATTATCGATGTTCGTGCGGTTCAGCAGGTTTTCTGTCAGACCTTGGACACCTTTAGCGACCAAGAAGCCGATTATTAGGGCACAAATCCCATATATGAGATTTAGCAGCGAAGTGCCAAAATACGAACCAAGTTGCGTGCCAAGTTGTGCCTTAATTGTGTCTAACGCCGGGAAGCCCGTTGTATTCTGGGCCAAGAGTGCTGGCGATGACCCGGATAATCCAGCATCAATTGTTTGTGCAATTCCTTGCCAAGTTCCATTCATGGCTTTGCTATGTTAACCTCAGATTCTATGGGTAAATATACTGACATTTATTGCCAGTACAGGAAATTCTTGATTTTCTGCCTAAAGCTTATTTAGCAAATCACCCACTTAGACACGATGAGATAGATATAGACCAACATTAGGAGTTTTGCATCTATCTTTATAGTGAATTAAGGCTTAAAAATCGGATATTTGCACAATTTTAAGGGTATGCCTCAACGAGGCTGTTTGTCCCCAGCAGTATAGTAATGCAGTTGTTGTTAAAGATGCCACGTTCTCGCGTATTTGAGCAATCAGTCCAAATTAATGCTAGTGCTACTGTCGTTGAACGCTGTATTACAGATAACGCCCTGATGCACCGCTGGTTAAATCCTGTGCTGCGTTGCGAACCAATAGGTGAGTGGCGCACAGATGTAGGGAGCGAAAGCCGCTTTGTTATTCAAATTCCCTTATTGCAGCCGACTCTCAAAAGTGTAGTTATTGAAAGGGAGCCGGGGTTGGTTGTTTGGGGGTTTGAAGGATTTTTCAAAGGGCGCGATCGCTGGGAGTGTCTGCCAGCCGACATCGGCACGCGCCTACTCAATCGCTTTGAGTTCGAGATCCCTAACCCTGTTGTTAACTGGGGATTCAACCTATTTGCCGTCGCCTGGACTCAAAAAGATATGAAAGCCCAACTCCGACGCCTCAAACGTGTGGCAGAGGAAATCAACCAAGGCTTTCGATAAATACAAGGGAGAATGAGAGTTTTAAGTTATGAGTTATCAATTCAAAACTCATAACTCTATTCCCTAAATATCCATATCCAAGTGGCTGAGCAACTGGCGAATTACAGTAGCATCTTCAGCAGTGGGAACTTTAGCTAAATAAGCCTCTAAGTCCTTACAGGCTTCAGTCCACCGTCCCAGTTGGTAGTAAAGAAGACCGCGATCGCGTAATTCCACTGCTGCTTCTGGAATCAGTAGCAAAATCCGTTCAACACACGCCAAGGCTTTTTGTAACTGCTGCCCGTTCATATAAATCATTTTCAGATTCGTCAGCATCCGCGCCAAAAAGCGCTTCGGACGCACGGGTTCTACAAACGTCGGCGGGATCGCCTTTATAGGTTGTTGATATATCTGAATTAGCCGATCGAGACAATCTTGCTCAAATAAAATTTCGCCGCGATTGAAAGCATCAACATAAATCCCCACTTGCTCAAATTCCGGGCGAATCAGGAAATGTCCTGGCATTCCTATGCCAACCATAGGGAAATCAAGCCTTCGGGCAATCTCTAGGTACAGAAGGGACAAAGCGATGGGGATGCCAGTGCGCCGATCGATGACATCATTTAAAAAGCTGTTGCGCGGATCGTAGTAATCGCTAGTGTTTCCAGTAAATCCCAGATCGTCGTATAGGTATTTGTTGATAGTCTGAATAATACGCAAGGGATACCGTTGCTCTGGCAAACGCTCTGCCACCTCAGCCGCCATAGTATCCAGGGCGTTGAGATACTCATCTGGATCGAGGTTGGGATATTCTTCCTGAGCAATATATAGTGCTGCCTTAGCCAGATCGATCTTGTCGTCAGATCTGTGTATCTCTTGGTATAAGTATTGACGCCCTAGAGGAAAGTCCATGTTGAGGAATTATCTGGCCTACTCTTCCCTATGCTAGCTTTATTCTGGCTAACATAGCTGAATATTTTCTTACCGTAACAAAGTCGAGAAGGCAAAGTGAAGGAGAAGGTATTTATTTTTTATATGCGTTCGGTAATTTGTTATAAAAAAGTGCGCGATCGCTTCTAAATTATCACCATAATTATTCGTTACTCAAGGTTGGTGTTTGTTAAATTGCGTGCCCTTGGAGTAATTTTCCTAATGAGGGTTTTGCTTGTGCGATTGCTAGTAATCTTGCGAATAAAACAACGGTATATTTTTAATTACTAAAAGGTAGCTTAAAGTAGAATATCCAGTACCGCAGTAGCATTTTTTAACCCTATAATTGAAATTAAAAACGTCCTGGCGATCATAATTTTATGAAATGCATTTTTAGTAATCGCCTCCAGAGCCATATCGCCAAGCATCAAACAAGCGATCGCAGTAATATTTTTGTAATGGGGGCAATGATTTTACTATAGGCTTGCTCAACTCCGCGGCTCGATATAAAGCGCTGTAGCCGCCCAAATTTATGTAATGCATCATCCAATCTACTAGGGTTGGTATTCCTACCTGTGGTATCACTGGCAATACTAATCCCGGCTTAGTAACTGCCGTCTTTAGCAGCGTTTGCGACAAACCGCCAAACTGCACCACATCTTGTAAAAACGGGCGGAGAACGTTGTCTCCCAGTTTTTCCATTCCTTCAAATACCCCACCTAGTAACTGGTTAATTTGATTAGGATCAATTTTCTGCTCAACACCCACGCTCATTGCCCGTTGAAACAGCCACGTCACGGCAATGTTTGGCTGATAAGGTTGTAGCAGCGCTAAAGCATTTTGCGAAAGGGCATCGTTTTCTAATGCTTCTTGAATTCCTTGTGTTAAACGCTTCAAGTGTCTTACCATAGCGCCAAATCCCCCAAAACTTACAGGAGATTGATTGCCGCTACTATCTCCTACTGGCAAAATACGATTAACT
This genomic stretch from Microcoleus sp. FACHB-831 harbors:
- a CDS encoding SRPBCC family protein, with amino-acid sequence MPRSRVFEQSVQINASATVVERCITDNALMHRWLNPVLRCEPIGEWRTDVGSESRFVIQIPLLQPTLKSVVIEREPGLVVWGFEGFFKGRDRWECLPADIGTRLLNRFEFEIPNPVVNWGFNLFAVAWTQKDMKAQLRRLKRVAEEINQGFR
- a CDS encoding SirB1 family protein; its protein translation is MDFPLGRQYLYQEIHRSDDKIDLAKAALYIAQEEYPNLDPDEYLNALDTMAAEVAERLPEQRYPLRIIQTINKYLYDDLGFTGNTSDYYDPRNSFLNDVIDRRTGIPIALSLLYLEIARRLDFPMVGIGMPGHFLIRPEFEQVGIYVDAFNRGEILFEQDCLDRLIQIYQQPIKAIPPTFVEPVRPKRFLARMLTNLKMIYMNGQQLQKALACVERILLLIPEAAVELRDRGLLYYQLGRWTEACKDLEAYLAKVPTAEDATVIRQLLSHLDMDI